TTGTTTGTTATTGTCTGTCCACGAAGCTCCGGGAATTGCCGCATTCCAACCAATCAGCAAGGTATCATTAGGGTCGTAGTCATTAGTGTTTATCGTAAAAGTTACAGGATTAGTAGCACATACTTCTCTGTAAAAAGGACCACTTAATAGTGGTGCATGATTATTCGGGCAGTTGATAACAATTACCTGAATATCTCGCCTAATTCTTCCTATTAAAGTACCATTTCTAAATTCTTCAACTTTGGTAACCATAACGGTTTGTTCAATTTTCATAGGTCTAAAAGAGATATCCCCAGTATGTAAATCTAAGTGACAACCACGAGGAAATGGTAAATTAGCATTAGGAAATCCCCAGAAATAAATTGGTTTTTTGTAACTGTATTGACCTGTGTAGGCAATATTAGAACCTGAACCACTTAAAGGATGTCCCCATGTATATACCAAAGAGTCCATTAATCCACCTAATGGATTCATATCCTGGTCATTGGCACCGTGATTAAACATAAAATCCTGTCCAATACAGATAATTGCAATTGGAGGGTTTGTAAATTGAGGTGAGTTATCACAAGGAGTTAGACATCTGTTCATCATAGCGTCTATGTAAAAGTTTTTACTTGCTGCACCTGTTGTAATTGTTGTATTTCTACAACACATATGATAAGATAAATTTAATTCACAGCAAGTTCCTGCACTACTTAATACTGCAAGTTTTGTATATGTATATTGCTCTATTCCATAAGGAAATGAACAGCTTCCACTTTGACATCTTGTGCAAGAAGAACCACAAGTAGGGGTAATATCTATTGGTCCCGGTTTAGTAATTTGAACTGTTGTTATTGTTTGGTTGGTTGATTTACACTTAATTGAAATAGTTGCATTGCTTAAACTAATACCATTACAATCTCTGTAAATCACAAGCTTTATCATAAAGCTATCTTGACCAATACATGTCCATGATAAATCTGAGCCCATCATGTGTGTGGACATTGCGGGTTTTGTCATAAAAAACATACTGACAAATAATAACGCTAATAAAATATTTTTCTTTTTCATATTTTTATTTTCTGTTGTTTAATTTTCATTTATACTTTAATAGTATGTACAAAAAAAAAGCGAAAGGTAAGCAAAATTTTTGTTTATTTTTCAAATTTTTTTATTTTCTTGTTTTAATGGCTAAAAAGAGGTTTTTTTCTTTTCTAAAAAAGAAGATTTTTTATAAAATATGAAAAAAAATCAAAAATTAACACTCTAAATATTAATCTATATTTTAAATTTGATATTTGTTGATAAACTGAAAAATCTCCTGAAATTTCAAAAAAAAATGAAAATCTCAAAAAAATTTATTAATGAGTACTTTTGTGGAATGCCTTTTGTTACATGCGTTTCAGCAGACAGTAAGAATGATTTATTAATTTTATTTAAAAAAAAACAAAAATTTTGCTTACCTTTTGCCTCTAAAATATACTAACATACGAAAGAATATTATTAAATGTTTTCAAAATATAGTGATAAACGAATTATTGAGGAGCTAAATAGTTTAGACGATTGTAAAATTAACAACTCTATGAGGTATTTGTATAAAAAACATTATCCAATGGCGTTATCAATTGTAAAGCAATATAATGCTGATAATAGTGAAGTAGTTGAACTTCTTCAGGAGTCGCTTATACGTTTGTATGAAAACATTAAAAATAAAACTTTTAGAGGTGATTCTCATATAAGTACATATTTGTTTTCAATAATGCGAAACCTTTGGGTAAACAAATATAATAAAACTAGGAATATTATTCAAACAGAAAATTTTGAATCCATTAAATCTAACGATGATTTTTTGTATTCTAAAAGCGATGAATTAAATAGAATAATTTTAAAATTGCTTGATCAAATAGGAAAAAATTGCAAAGAGATTTTAGTGTTTTATTATTTTGAAAATTGTAGTATGCATGAGATAAAAGACAAGGTAGGTTATATTACGGAGCAATCTGTTAAATCTCAAAAATACCGATGTCTTCAACAACTAATTAGATATTTTGATGAAAATCCTGATATTAAAAAGACTTTATTTAAATTGTTATGATAGATATAAAAGATATACAAAATTTTGAACTTTATTCCGAGGGGAAATTAAAAGGACAATCTTTAACTGATTTTAAAAACAGATTAAAATCTGATAATGAATTCTCAAATGCTTTTGAAAGTTTTAATATTTCTGTAAAAAGTGTAAAATATATTTCAAAACAAAATCTTAAAATTCGTTTGAATAATATTCACAAAGAAATTATTGGAAACAAACAAGGATTTTTTAATAGAAATAAAATTGTGCTTTCAGTAGTTTCTGCACTTGTTATATTGATGGGTTCGTTTTATTTGTTTAATCAATTTAATTCAGATTCAGATATTTCTCAAGAGCAAATAGTTGTTACTGATGAAAATTATTCGGATGAAGTAGCAGATAGGAAATTGAATAGGTTGAATAAAAATATAGATAACCCAAAAGATAAATTTACAAAAGAAGAAAATGTTGTCAGTAATAAAATAGAAAAAAGTGCAATTAAGGAAGAGGCAAATAAAACGAATAAATTAAAAAATAATAAAGACGAAATTGCTGATTTAACAAATCAAGATAAAACAGAAAAAACTGTGAATAAAAACGAATTATTTGTTTTGAGTAATCCTATTGCCAATTTTGGTGCATCAAAACAAAATGGATGTACTTCCTTTAAAGTTTACTTTTATGATTCATCCACAATAGATGATGGTGTAATTGATTCTTTTTACTGGACATTTGGTGATGGTAGCCATTCAAATCTTCAAAATCCTGTTCATACTTACAAAAATAGT
This portion of the Bacteroidota bacterium genome encodes:
- a CDS encoding PKD domain-containing protein; translated protein: MIDIKDIQNFELYSEGKLKGQSLTDFKNRLKSDNEFSNAFESFNISVKSVKYISKQNLKIRLNNIHKEIIGNKQGFFNRNKIVLSVVSALVILMGSFYLFNQFNSDSDISQEQIVVTDENYSDEVADRKLNRLNKNIDNPKDKFTKEENVVSNKIEKSAIKEEANKTNKLKNNKDEIADLTNQDKTEKTVNKNELFVLSNPIANFGASKQNGCTSFKVYFYDSSTIDDGVIDSFYWTFGDGSHSNLQNPVHTYKNSGIYNVKLSVWSSKGQKAVITKENYITAYSVPDADFSFLPTKALLSNPKIKFTNKTKYSTSGIKYKWNFDDRNTISRSVNPVYTFSDTGMFSVLLTATNDYKCSNKISKNIEILSAVKVFIPNAFSPDNTGPNENNLYKVTANGIKEFHLSIFARTGELVYNSDNYETHGWDGKTKSGSNQTEVFVYKLEVKGLNDVYYDYSGTITLIR
- a CDS encoding sigma-70 family RNA polymerase sigma factor, with amino-acid sequence MFSKYSDKRIIEELNSLDDCKINNSMRYLYKKHYPMALSIVKQYNADNSEVVELLQESLIRLYENIKNKTFRGDSHISTYLFSIMRNLWVNKYNKTRNIIQTENFESIKSNDDFLYSKSDELNRIILKLLDQIGKNCKEILVFYYFENCSMHEIKDKVGYITEQSVKSQKYRCLQQLIRYFDENPDIKKTLFKLL